From Falco cherrug isolate bFalChe1 chromosome 4, bFalChe1.pri, whole genome shotgun sequence, one genomic window encodes:
- the NDUFAB1 gene encoding acyl carrier protein, mitochondrial, with amino-acid sequence MAARVLSACVRRLLPRPPPAPRPAALGTLCRLPAPPRALPLVQVPRVAWPACRRFSELPPLTLADIKERVLYVLKLYDKIDPEKLTAESHFMKDLGLDSLDQVEIIMAMEDEFGFEIPDGDAEKLMCPQEIVDYIADKKDVYE; translated from the exons ATGGCGGCCCGTGTCCTCTCGGCCTGCGTCCGCCGGCTGCtgccgcgcccgccgcccgccccgcggcccgccGCGCTCGGCACCCTCTGCCGCctgccggccccgccgcgggcgcTGCCGCTGGTACAG GTGCCGCGGGTGGCCTGGCCGGCCTGCCGCCGCTTCTCCGAGCTGCCGCCCCTCACCCTGGCCGACATCAAGGAGCGCGTCCTCTACGTCCTCAAGCTGTACGACAAGATCGACCCGGAGAag CTCACAGCCGAGTCCCACTTCATGAAGGACCTGGGTTTGGACAGTTTGGACCAAGTGGAAATCATCATGGCCATGGAAGATGAATTTG GATTTGAAATTCCTGATGGAGATGCAGAAAAGTTAATGTGTCCACAAGAGATTGTAGATTACATTGCAGATAAGAAGGAtgtttatgaataa